A stretch of Brassica napus cultivar Da-Ae chromosome C6, Da-Ae, whole genome shotgun sequence DNA encodes these proteins:
- the LOC125589025 gene encoding uncharacterized protein LOC125589025 → MNAVHVQTPGGVDFITIWELAELKQSVLDMKDRMLEGPTSAPLIERVLGVTLKTPFSRKITDVRYRPTEKICLPTYAGKADPTDHITAFNITMGRTNFSEEERDAGYCRLFVESLQGLALGWFTGLERDSINDFHDRTTAFLKQYIMFTRQGATLSDLWNLSQGSSQSLRDFMEKFKAVASKVQVPDSVAVDALMNTLYFKSLFREDLYRNPTTSVQDAIARSNNFIRMEEDTTAILKKLNTAAKPATAPKAPEARQELRQHTSGNKPNQPKSFVYVVEDKNPPPGPTVVVREKGWNVWENDEKPQTSSTPSTSSPGSAEPNLWFSFHKSKGTSNVKLPKPRPNSTKSWSKSKEKKAHKNHDKSGTRPKHTEDDKPEEQDEDEGEAQVEEEQPRNRRRVKVILARPSPPLMKKRTNKSMTHTSTLAITSRKWPSKPENDPSITFSPDDAIGVHLPHNDPLLVEVGITKCDVANVLIDTGSLVDLIFRDTLDKMGVDLRDMKPSSRSLTGFNGAFETMIGMIKLPVYACGVTRTVKFSVIRTKAP, encoded by the exons ATGAATGCCGTACATGTCCAAACGCCCGGCGGCGTCGATTTCATCACCATCTGGGAACTCGCCGAACTTAAGCAATCAGTCCTGGACATGAAAGACCGGATGCTTGAAGGACCTACTTCAGCACCATTGATCGAACGCGTCCTCGGCGTAACTCTAAAAACCCCTTTTTCTCGGAAGATCACCGACGTTCGTTACCGGCCGACCGAAAAAATTTGCCTTCCGACGTACGCCGGAAAGGCGGACCCAACTGATCACATCACTGCTTTCAACATCACGATGGGTCGAACCAACTTCTCCGAAGAAGAAAGGGACGCCGGTTACTGTCGTCTCTTCGTCGAGAGTCTTCAAGGACTGGCCCTCGGGTGGTTCACTGGATTGGAGCGAGACTCCATCAACGACTTTCACGACCGGACGACTGCATTCCTCAAGCAGTACATTATGTTTACAAGACAAGGAGCAACTTTGTCTGACCTTTGGAATCTATCTCAGGGATCGAGCCAAAGCCTCCGCGACTTCATGGAAAAGTTCAAAGCAGTCGCCTCAAAAGTTCAAGTCCCCGACAGTGTCGCCGTCGACGCACTGATGAATACCCTCTACTTCAAGTCCTTGTTTCGCGAGGACCTCTACAGAAATCCTACCACCTCGGTCCAGGATGCTATCGCTAGGTCGAACAACTTCATTCGAATGGAGGAAGATACAACAGCGATACTCAAGAAACTGAACACGGCAGCCAAACCGGCAACCGCCCCGAAAGCTCCCGAGGCACGCCAAGAACTCCGTCAGCACACCTCAGGCAACAAGCCTAACCAGCCGAAGAGTTTCGTCTATGTGGTTGAAGATAAAAACCCGCCTCCAGGACCGACTGTCGTCGTACGCGAAAAAGGTTGGAACGTCTGGGAAAATGACGAGAAGCCGCAAACCTCTTCGACGCCTTCAACTTCAAGTCCTGGCTCAGCTGAGCCAAATCTGTGGTTCAGCTTCCATAAATCTAAA GGGACATCCAACGTCAAGTTGCCGAAGCCTAGGCCAAACAGCACCAAGAGCTGGAGCAAAAGCAAAGAAAAGAAAGCTCACAAGAACCATGATAAGTCTGGAACTCGGCCAAAGCATACGGAGGATGATAAGCCAGAAGAGCAGGACGAAGATGAGGGTGAAGCACAAGTCGAAGAAGAGCAACCTCGTAATCGTCGACGTGTCAAAGTCATCCTCGCACGACCAAGTCCCCctctgatgaagaagaggacaaACAAGTCCATGACTCACACGAGTACTCTA GCAATAACCTCGAGGAAATGGCCATCAAAACCTGAGAATGATCCCTCGATCACTTTCTCACCAGACGATGCCATCGGCGTCCACCTACCTCACAACGACCCCCTACTAGTCGAAGTAGGAATCACGAAGTGTGACGTCGCTAATGTTTTGATCGATACTGGCAGTTTAGTCGATTTGATCTTTCGAGACACGCTCGATAAGATGGGAGTCGACTTGCGCGACATGAAACCATCATCTCGCTCCCTCACAGGATTCAACGGAGCTTTTGAGACAATGATCGGGATGATCAAACTCCCCGTCTACGCATGCGGAGTGACACGCACAGTCAAGTTCTCAGTCATCCGAACGAAGGCTCCTTAG